From the genome of Thermoflexus sp.:
CCGCCATCGCCTGGTTCGGCCGGGTTTCCCCCACGCAAAATTATACGGATATCCGCGTGGGCTATAACGAACAGGAGCTCTATATCTACCTCGCCATCTTCGACCGTCAGCTCGGGTATGATGAGAACCCGACGCCCCAGGCGCTGACGCAGTGGGACGCCGCGACGGTGATGCTGGATACGTCGGGCGGCGACACGCTTTCCCCCGCATCCTGGCGCTTCGTCGCCCAGCTCTACGTCGAGCCCAGCCCCGCCCGGCGCGCCGCTTATCGAGGAAGCGCCTCCGGCTGGCAGCCGGCCGACCCGCCCTTCCAGGCCGTCCCGGGCTGGCGCGGGAACGCCCTCAACGACGATCGCGAAAGCGACCGGGGATGGGCGATGGGCTTCACCATTCCCTTCGCCAGCCTGGGCCTGGCCGCTGCGCCCCCTCAAGGCACCCTCTGGCGGCTGGCGGTCCAGGTCCACGACCGGGATTCCCCCACCGATCCTCCCGTCGGCGATACGTCCTGGCCGCCCGCCGTCTCCCCGGAGAGCCCATCGTGCTGGGGCTTCCTGCGGTTCGGCCTTCCCGTCTACCACGCGGAAGGCGTTCCGACCGGCCACGTCCGGATTCGCGCCCCACCCGGAACAGCCCGCTGATCCCTGACGCCAACGTCGGCGGGATCACCGCGCGCCAGTGCCCCGACGATGAACACGAGATCTGGAACGAGGGGGGCAATCGCAACGACGGCCACGCGCCCGACTTCAACATCCAGAACCAGTCCGATGTCGCTGACTGGCCGTGCTTCGCCAAATACGATGTGACCTTTCCCCTCGATGCGATCCCGCCGGGCCATGTGATCCTTTCGGCCACATTGACCCTGCACCAATTCGGCAACGCTGGGGCACCCGGCCAGGCGCAGCCCTCATGGATCCAGGGGCTGATCGCCGACGGGGACTGGGAGGAAGAGGCGATCACGGGGAACAACGCGCCGCTGGCCCGGGAGAACATCGGCGGCGCGTGGGTGGACCCCCTCGCGGACTGGCCGGGCTGGCCCGGCGTCCCGCGGGTCTGGGATGTCTCGTATGCGGTGGCCCAGGCGTATGCCCGGGGCGAACCGCTGCGCCTGATCCTTTACAGCGCCGACGGGGCCTATCACAGCGGCAAATACTTTGTGTCTTCAGATACAGAGGACTGGAATACAGAGGGCCGCCCGCTCCTCGAGGTGTGGTGGGGCAAGCCCCGCTGAGCCGGGAACAACGAAAAGCGCTCACGGAGACACGGGGAACACCGCGGCTTTTCTCCCCTCCGTGTTCCCCGCGCCTCGGGGTGAGCATCCTTTCCTGAGAGGCCTCCGGCCAATGGCCGGCCTTAGGGCGTCGAATGAATACGACCTCGAGAGGCCTTTGGCTGATGGCCGGCCTCCGCCGGCCAAGAAGCCTCTCGCGTCGGCGCAGGCCGACCCGGGGCGCGAAAGCGCCCATGAAGGCCGATTTCCATCGGCGTGAGAGGCCGACGCCCGGCGCGGAGCGCCTCACGAGGCCGATTTCCATCGGTGCCAGGGATCGGGGATCCGTGCCAGCCGGAAAAAAGCGGGGGGTCGGCCGATGCGCCGCCGACCCCCCGTTGTCCTCCCCTCGGAACCGACGAGCCGCCTTCCCCTCATTCCTCCAGCGTGGAGAGATCCCCTTCCGGCAGGCCCAGGGCGCGAGCCCGCAGCACCCGGCGCATGATCTTCCCCGACCGGGTCTTGGGGAGCTTGTCCACAAAGTGGATGGCTTCGGGCCGGGCGATGGGGCCGATCAGCTGGGCCACATGCTGGCGGAGCTCCTCGGCCAGGGCCTCGCTGGGGCTGTAGCCCGCCTTGAGGATCACATAGCAGTGGATCCCTTCCCCCTTCACCTCGTGGGGCAGGCCGATGGCCGCCGCCTCGGCCACCGCCGGATGGGCCACCAGCGCCGACTCGATCTCCGCCGTGCCCAGGCGATAGCCGCTCACCTTCAGCACGTCGTCCACCCGCCCGATAATGTAGAAGTAGCCATCCTCATCCCGCCGGGCGGAATCGCCCGTGAAGAACCAGCCGGGATACCTGGACCAGTAAGTCTTCACATAGCGCTCGGGATCGCCGTAGAGCGTGCGGGTCATCCCGGGCCACGGCGTCTGGATCACCAGGTAGCCCTCCACCCCAGGCGGGCAAGGGTTGCCGCTCTCATCCACCACATCGGCCCGGATGCCCGGGAAAGGAAGGGTCGCTGAGCCCGGCTTGAGGGGGATGCAGGGC
Proteins encoded in this window:
- a CDS encoding DNRLRE domain-containing protein, with product MLGLPAVRPSRLPRGRRSDRPRPDSRPTRNSPLIPDANVGGITARQCPDDEHEIWNEGGNRNDGHAPDFNIQNQSDVADWPCFAKYDVTFPLDAIPPGHVILSATLTLHQFGNAGAPGQAQPSWIQGLIADGDWEEEAITGNNAPLARENIGGAWVDPLADWPGWPGVPRVWDVSYAVAQAYARGEPLRLILYSADGAYHSGKYFVSSDTEDWNTEGRPLLEVWWGKPR